The following coding sequences lie in one Hippopotamus amphibius kiboko isolate mHipAmp2 chromosome 7, mHipAmp2.hap2, whole genome shotgun sequence genomic window:
- the WBP1 gene encoding WW domain-binding protein 1, which translates to MARASGRNGSEEAWGALRVPQQQLRELCPGVNNQPYLCESGHCCGETGCCTYYYELWWFWLLWTVLILFSCCCAFRHRRAKLRLQQQQRQREINLLAYHGACHGAGPVPAGSLLDLRLLSAFKPPAYEDVVHRPGTPPPPYTAASGCPSTTSSECTCCSSASSCPAHQERTNVEDVSSHQSDPPHQEGEPAAGVSPTPTPPSCRYRRLTGDSGIELCPCPDSSEGEPVKEARASATPPDLEDQSPVHSP; encoded by the exons GCAGCGAGGAGGCCTGGGGGGCACTGCGGGTGCCGCAACAGCAG CTTCGAGAGCTGTGCCCAGGAGTGAACAACCAGCCCTACCTCTGTGAGAGTGGTCACTGCTGCGGGGAGACTGGCTGCTGCACCTACTACTATGAGCTCTGGT GGTTCTGGCTGCTCTGGACTGTCCTCATTCTCTTTAGCTGTTGTTGCGCCTTCCGCCATCGACGAGCTAAACTCCGGCTGCAGCAACAGCAGCGGCAGCGTGAGATCAACTTGTTGGCCTACCACGGGGCATGCCACGGGGCTGGCCCTGTCCCTGCTGGTTCACTGCTTGACCTTC GCCTCCTCAGCGCCTTCAAACCCCCAGCCTATGAGGATGTGGTTCACCGCCCAGGCACACCGCCGCCTCCTTACACGGCAGCCTCAGGCTGCCCCTCGACTACTTCCAGTGAATGCACCTGCTGCTCCTCCGCTTCTAGCTGCCCTGCCCACCAAGAGCGAACAAATGTGGAAGATGTTTCCTCCCACCAGAGTGACCCTCCTCATCAGGAGGGTGAGCCTGCGGCAGGGGTGAGCCCTACCCCCACACCCCCCTCCTGCCGCTATCGCCGCCTGACTGGTGACTCAGGTATTGAGCTCTGCCCTTGTCCTGACTCCAGTGAGGGTGAGCCAGTCAAGGAGGCTAGGGCTAGTGCCACCCCACCAGACTTGGAGGACCAGTCCCCTGTGCACAGCCCCTAA